The window TCAATGATGGGATTAGTATATTTTAAAGTTTCAGAAATTATTGAAAGTTTAGAATGTTACTAACACCAAAAATCGAAAGTTTTGTAATGCATTGCGGCGAAATGGGCAGCCGTTGGGGATTTAACCGCACAATCGGTCAAATCATGGGTTTATTGCTAATGAGTGAAGAACCTCTAAGCGCAATTTCGTTATCAGAAACCTTAAATATCTCGCGCGGTAACGTTAGTATGGCAATCAAAGAATTACAGTCGTGGCGCCTAGTATCGGTAATTCATAAACCTGGTGACCGAAAAGATTACTATGCACCCGCTGGCGATATTTGGGAATTAGCAAACCGGGTATTTGAAGAGCGCAGAAAAAGAGAGATGGACCCAACCCTATCTCTTTTGCGCGCTTCAATCATTGATGAACCGGCTAACGCAGAAGAAGCGTATGCACAGGACAAAATGTCTGAGTTGCATGACTTGCTTGAAACCATCACCGTTTGGGCAAGTGAGTTACAAAGCATGAGTCCTGAGAAGCTAACAACACTTATGAAGCTCGGCTCTGGCGTTGTTAAAGTACTCGATTTTAAAGATAAAGTTTTGAAAAGCGGTAATAGTAATTAACCGCTTTTTTGGTGCGCACTGTAAAAGTGCATATGTCGTCGTGTTGCTATTTAATTTTTGTTTTATTGAATACCGGAAGAAGTATAGCAATTAATAAGCAAGGTGCTATAAGGCTCAATTTCCCCTTTGTTGTTCGTATACAATGGCAAATTCAGCCCAATCAGTACACGTTAAAATTTGCCAACCAAATCCATGTTTCAAAAAACAGTAGATAAATAGCACGTCTATTCTTTGGGGGTCGTTTATGTTGGATACGTTAATGCTTTCACGCATACAGTTCGCTGCCAACATTAGTTTTCACATTTTATTTCCCACTATAACCATCGCGATGTGTTGGTTTTTAGTTTTCTTTAAAGTCAGGTTTGATATGACAGGCAATCCGGTTTGGATGCGCGCATATCGATTCTGGGTAAAAATCTTTGCCCTTTCATTTGCCCTTGGCGTCGTAAGCGGTATTACCATGTCATTTCAGTTTGGTACCAACTGGCCTGGTTTTATGGAAAAAGTCGGAAACATCGCGGGGCCACTATTAGGCTACGAAGTATTAACTGCATTTTTCTTAGAGGCGACATTTTTAGGCATCATGCTGTTTGGTATTAAACGTGTGCCACCAAAAGTACATACTTTAGCCTGTATAGTGGTAGCAATCGGCACCACGCTTTCAGCATTTTGGATCTTAAGTTTAAATTCGTGGATGCAAACACCAACCGGTTTCGAGATGCGCGATGGAATAGCCTACCCAACCGACTGGTTTGCAGTAATTTTTAATCCAAGTTTTCCGTACCGCTTAGCGCATATGCTTTTGGCTTCGGGCTTAACGGCAAGCTTTATGATAATTGGCGTGAGTTGCTATCGTTTACTTAAAGGAGACGATAAACAAGCACCAAAGTTAACATTAAAAGTAGCGGTTATTGTGGCGGCAATTTTATCACCGTTACAAGCATTTGTTGGTGATTTACATGGTCTTAATACGCTTGAACATCAACCACAAAAAATAGCGGCAATGGAAGGTGTTTGGCAAACCGAAAAAGGGGCACCTTTACTGCTATTTGCAATTCCTGATGAAGAAAACAGAACGAATCATTTTGAAATTGGCATACCTAACATGGCAAGCTTTATTCTTACCCATGAGCTTGATGGTGAAATTAAGGGGCTTGATCAATTTAAAGGTGAGCATCCGCCAGTTAAACCTGTATTTTTTGGCTTTAGAATAATGGTTGGCCTAGGTTTACTGATGATCGCCATCTCTTGGTTTGCAACCTATACCCTTAAAAAACGCGGCCAATTACCCACATGGCTAATGCGTATTCTTGTTGGCTTAACATTCTCAGGTTGGTTAGCGACGTTAGCTGGCTGGTATGTAACTGAAATAGGCAGACAACCTTACCTAGTTAGCGGTGTGCTAAAAGTGTCTGACGCTGCAACACAAATTGCGCCTGCAAATGTTGGTTTTAGCTTAGCGCTCTATTTAACTACCTATGCCATTTTGTTAGTCGCTTATCTACATACAGTGTTTCTAATGGCGCGCCGTGCCGTTGAAATTGAAGAATTTGATATGAGCGAAAAGCCTATAAAACAATTACCGAGTAAAGGGGATAATGCATATGTTTGATCAAGCAACTCTGGCAATTATTTTTGTATCCCTAATGGGCCTTGCAACATTAATGTACGCTGTTTTAGACGGTTACGATCTAGGTGTAGGGATTTTACTGCCGCTAGACGATGAAACATCGGCAGATACCATGATTGCATCAATAGGACCGTTTTGGGATGCTAATGAAACCTGGTTAGTATTAGCGATTGGCCTTTTACTCATTGCGTTTCCAACTGCACACAGTATTGTCTTTCAAGCACTTTATATCCCGTGTACATTTATGTTGATTGGCTTAATTATGCGCGGTGTGGCATTTGATTTTAGAGCCAAAGCCATTGTTGCCCATAAACGTAAATGGGATACGGTGTTTAAATCAGGCTCTTTGCTCGCCTCGCTGGCGCAAGGTTATATGCTCGGTTTGTATGTTATGGGGTTTTCAAACACCTTAGAAGCGCACGGTTTTGCCCTTTTAAGTGCAATTGGAGTTTCAGCGGCTTATACCTTTATTGGCAGTGCATGGCTAGTTATGAAAACCGAAGGCGATTTGCAACAAAAAGCCATAGCGCATTGTAAATCAACGGTTGTTATTACGTTTATTGGTATATTGCTGGTATCACTGGTTAACTTACTTATTTCACCAGAGATCTATCAAAAATGGTTCGACTTTCCGTATGCACTGATCTTAATTCCCATTCCGATTATTTGTGCAAGCTTCTTTGTTCTATGTTGGTTTGTACTAAAGCGCTTAGCTAAACAGCCAAATATTGGTGCAGCCCTACCATTCTTTTTTGCGCTATTGATTTTTACCCTATCATTTTTCGGCTTAGCATTTAGCTTTTTCCCTGAGATTGTGCCGGGTAAATTAACAATTTGGCAAGCTGTAGCAGCACCTGAAGCACTTAACTTTATGTTATGGGGGGCGTTAATTGTGGTGCCTACTATTTTGGCCTACACCGCATTCTCTTACAGAGTGTTTTGGGGAAAGGTGGACGAACTTCGCTACTATTAAATTAGACTCAGTTATTAGATCAGTTTTTAAAGTAAGTGTGTAGCGACTAGGCTACACACTTATAATAAATCTATTAGAAATATAGGCTTTCAACCGTTTCACCGGCAATTTTAACGTCACACTTGTCGCCTGACTTTGAATTAGATGACTGAATAGCGCCCGCTACCGCACCAAATACACCACCTTTTTCATTCAGCACAGAGCTAAAGTAACAATAGCTAGAAACATTAACTTCTTGATAGCTCGTGTTTAAGTTAAGTGTTGGCGTGTATGGAGGAAAACGACCTTTCATTACCGGATCGCCATTTACCGTTAGTTGTACTTCATTTCGTTTAGTGTCGTACTGGCCACCAAAAACGTAAGTCTTACCTTGGTACGCAATGGTTTTTTCTTGTGCTTGAATTGGCGGTGTAGAACCACAACCAGCAAGTGTAAGTGAAGAAAGTGCAACAAGTGAAAGGGTTAGTGTTCTTAACATAATAGAATTTCCGTATAAAAATAAGACAAAAATTACTCTACGTTAAAGAATATCTAGATTCAAGAAAATGAATGTTAAGATTTGAAATCGTTCAAAACATAAATACAAATAACTACTGGTAAACTCTGTCTACAGCTGTCGCACTATCAGATAATTAAAGATTTACAAGCGAGATAGGTGCACTACGTTTGCATCTTATGATCAAATTTGTGTCGTATTTAATTGAAAGTAGTTGGTGCAGAATTAATTTACTTTGCGTAAATAATAAAGCCAGCCATAACGGCTGGCTTTAAGGTACCTATTTTTTATTTCGTGCTACAAATAACAACGAAACAAAAAGGAGTAACCAACTTAAATTACCTGATGATTTTTTCTTAGGCATTTCGGGCTTAACAACGTCCGGTGTTTTGCTTACACTAATAGTAATTGTTCCTTCAGCTAAAGCGCCAAGCTCATCACTCACTTTATACATAATGATGTCTTCGCCTACAAATCCTTTTTGAGGTTTATACGTTATCGTTTTAGCCGCTTTATCAATGACAATCGAGCCAGACTCAGCGTTAGCCTCAAGTAAGCTAACGCTATCGCCATCAGGGTCACTCATATTTTCAGCCAGGTGGATAACAATATCGGTAGTATCGTTAGTCTCTAATGATAAGTTAGTTACAACGGGTGCACTGTTAGCTCTGATAATGAGCTGAAGTTTTCCATAATCTGTACCGTCACGACCATCGCTTATACCATAGCCAACATTCGCAATACCGAAAAATTCCGGTAATGTCTGATATTGAAGCTTATTGTCATTAATTGTAACGGTTCCGAAGTCACTATCAGCTGATGTGATAGTAAGAGCATCACCATCAATGTCTTCATCGTTTGCAAGTACATCAATGATGATTGAGTCGCCCATTTTAACACTAACAAAATCATCGTTCGCAACTGGAAAATTGTTATCACTCAAAGGTATTGCAACCCCACCTGGGTCAGTTACACGTCCATTTTTGAGGCCATCAGCATCATTTGGTCCACCATCTTCAATTCGTAATTGAATACAGAAGCTTCCTTCAATCAAACCAGGCTGCCATAGCGCGTCACGAGTCGAAGGACAGTATCCTAGCGTACCAGGTGCAGAAAGTACTTCATTATTTGCGTTTAATATAAAGTTGACCCATTCCCCCGCTATTAACTTACGATAAACGGCATTTTTTGGTACAGGTATACTCTGAGGAATGACAATTCTGACTACATCACCCATTTGATCAAGGTTTG of the Pseudoalteromonas spongiae UST010723-006 genome contains:
- a CDS encoding GbsR/MarR family transcriptional regulator — translated: MLLTPKIESFVMHCGEMGSRWGFNRTIGQIMGLLLMSEEPLSAISLSETLNISRGNVSMAIKELQSWRLVSVIHKPGDRKDYYAPAGDIWELANRVFEERRKREMDPTLSLLRASIIDEPANAEEAYAQDKMSELHDLLETITVWASELQSMSPEKLTTLMKLGSGVVKVLDFKDKVLKSGNSN
- a CDS encoding cytochrome ubiquinol oxidase subunit I; amino-acid sequence: MLDTLMLSRIQFAANISFHILFPTITIAMCWFLVFFKVRFDMTGNPVWMRAYRFWVKIFALSFALGVVSGITMSFQFGTNWPGFMEKVGNIAGPLLGYEVLTAFFLEATFLGIMLFGIKRVPPKVHTLACIVVAIGTTLSAFWILSLNSWMQTPTGFEMRDGIAYPTDWFAVIFNPSFPYRLAHMLLASGLTASFMIIGVSCYRLLKGDDKQAPKLTLKVAVIVAAILSPLQAFVGDLHGLNTLEHQPQKIAAMEGVWQTEKGAPLLLFAIPDEENRTNHFEIGIPNMASFILTHELDGEIKGLDQFKGEHPPVKPVFFGFRIMVGLGLLMIAISWFATYTLKKRGQLPTWLMRILVGLTFSGWLATLAGWYVTEIGRQPYLVSGVLKVSDAATQIAPANVGFSLALYLTTYAILLVAYLHTVFLMARRAVEIEEFDMSEKPIKQLPSKGDNAYV
- the cydB gene encoding cytochrome d ubiquinol oxidase subunit II: MFDQATLAIIFVSLMGLATLMYAVLDGYDLGVGILLPLDDETSADTMIASIGPFWDANETWLVLAIGLLLIAFPTAHSIVFQALYIPCTFMLIGLIMRGVAFDFRAKAIVAHKRKWDTVFKSGSLLASLAQGYMLGLYVMGFSNTLEAHGFALLSAIGVSAAYTFIGSAWLVMKTEGDLQQKAIAHCKSTVVITFIGILLVSLVNLLISPEIYQKWFDFPYALILIPIPIICASFFVLCWFVLKRLAKQPNIGAALPFFFALLIFTLSFFGLAFSFFPEIVPGKLTIWQAVAAPEALNFMLWGALIVVPTILAYTAFSYRVFWGKVDELRYY